The Nitrospira tepida genome includes a window with the following:
- a CDS encoding RtcB family protein: protein MDLNWLTRQSACEWQIRPFGAMRVPGIIYGTEALVREMDDKVYEQVTNVATLPGIVKASHAMPDAHWGYGFPIGGVAAFDPDEGGIISAGGVGFDISCGVRTLITGLTTGEVEPVKERLADRLFQHVPAGVGSTGLLRLKPAEMDAMLTGGARWAVRQGYGRTADLERTEEQGCIAGAVPAAVSDRAKKRQQDEMGTLGSGNHYLEVQRVARLFNHQIAAAFGLREGDVVVSIHCGSRGLGHQIGTEFLKTMAVSAARYKIHVPDRELACAPIHSEVGQEYLGAMRAAMNCALANRQIITHLVRQAFAEVLPQADLNLLYDVSHNTCKIEDHVVDGVAKRVFVHRKGATRAFGPGHPDLPPPFRDIGQPVLIGGTMGTASYVLVGTREGMALAFGSACHGAGRNMSRHQALRQWQGRDVVKELGLRGIVIRSPSLRGVAEEAPGAYKDVTEVVQAADAARLAGTVARLEPMVCIKG, encoded by the coding sequence ATGGATCTCAATTGGCTGACGCGCCAATCGGCGTGTGAGTGGCAGATTCGTCCGTTCGGGGCCATGCGCGTGCCGGGCATCATCTATGGAACCGAGGCGCTGGTACGGGAGATGGATGACAAGGTCTATGAGCAGGTGACGAATGTCGCCACGCTCCCCGGCATCGTCAAGGCGTCCCATGCCATGCCGGACGCCCATTGGGGCTACGGATTTCCCATCGGCGGCGTCGCCGCGTTCGATCCGGATGAAGGAGGGATCATTTCAGCCGGCGGGGTCGGGTTCGACATTTCGTGCGGGGTCCGCACGCTCATCACCGGGCTCACAACCGGGGAGGTCGAACCGGTCAAGGAGCGGTTGGCAGACAGGCTCTTTCAACACGTGCCGGCCGGTGTCGGCAGCACCGGCCTGTTACGCCTGAAGCCGGCGGAGATGGACGCGATGTTGACGGGCGGCGCACGATGGGCCGTCAGGCAGGGCTATGGCCGCACCGCCGACCTGGAACGGACGGAAGAGCAAGGCTGCATCGCGGGAGCCGTCCCGGCCGCCGTGTCGGATCGTGCCAAGAAACGACAGCAGGACGAAATGGGCACGCTCGGGTCCGGAAACCATTACCTGGAAGTTCAACGGGTCGCGCGGCTGTTCAATCATCAGATCGCCGCAGCCTTCGGGCTTCGGGAGGGCGATGTGGTCGTCAGCATTCACTGCGGCTCCCGCGGACTCGGCCATCAGATCGGGACAGAATTTCTCAAGACCATGGCGGTCAGCGCCGCCCGGTACAAGATTCACGTGCCGGACCGGGAGCTGGCCTGCGCGCCGATCCATTCTGAGGTGGGACAGGAGTATCTGGGGGCGATGCGCGCGGCCATGAATTGCGCGCTGGCCAATCGACAGATCATCACCCATTTGGTCAGGCAGGCGTTCGCCGAGGTGTTGCCGCAAGCCGACCTGAACCTCCTGTATGACGTATCGCACAACACCTGCAAAATTGAGGACCATGTTGTCGACGGGGTCGCCAAGCGTGTGTTTGTCCATCGGAAGGGAGCGACGCGAGCATTCGGTCCCGGCCATCCGGACCTGCCTCCGCCATTCAGAGACATCGGACAACCGGTGTTGATCGGGGGAACCATGGGCACCGCCTCGTATGTGCTGGTGGGGACGCGGGAAGGGATGGCGTTGGCCTTTGGCTCCGCCTGTCACGGGGCGGGCCGCAACATGAGCCGGCATCAGGCCCTTCGCCAATGGCAGGGCCGCGATGTCGTCAAGGAACTGGGCCTGCGTGGGATCGTGATCCGCAGTCCGTCGCTCCGAGGGGTCGCCGAAGAAGCCCCTGGCGCCTATAAAGATGTGACTGAGGTCGTGCAAGCAGCCGATGCGGCGCGTCTGGCTGGTACCGTTGCGCGTCTGGAACCGATGGTCTGTATCAAGGGGTAG
- a CDS encoding archease, translating into MTLSRSRPTAPAEANHSRPLWEHFPHQADMGVRGIGPTKEAAFEAAAMALTAVTTDPQGVSPVEAVTVRCEAPDDELLLVDWLNALVYEMATRRMLFSRFEVRLSDHRLEATLWGEPVDPARHSPAVEVKGATYTSLAVAQDRQGLWTAQCVVDV; encoded by the coding sequence ATGACCCTTTCACGGTCCAGACCAACCGCGCCGGCTGAAGCCAACCATTCCAGGCCGTTATGGGAGCATTTCCCCCATCAAGCCGATATGGGCGTGCGCGGAATCGGTCCGACCAAAGAGGCGGCATTCGAAGCCGCGGCGATGGCGCTCACCGCCGTCACGACCGACCCTCAAGGGGTGAGCCCCGTGGAGGCCGTCACCGTCCGCTGTGAGGCGCCCGACGACGAGTTGTTGCTGGTGGATTGGCTGAACGCGCTGGTGTACGAAATGGCCACGCGCAGGATGCTGTTCAGCCGCTTTGAAGTCCGTCTGTCGGATCATCGGTTGGAGGCCACTCTATGGGGAGAGCCGGTCGACCCGGCACGGCACAGTCCGGCCGTCGAAGTGAAGGGCGCGACCTATACGAGCCTCGCCGTGGCCCAGGATCGCCAGGGGCTGTGGACGGCGCAATGTGTGGTGGATGTCTGA
- a CDS encoding PilZ domain-containing protein — protein MNDARAVPRFPVQFRSSFTSTNVTGGEGSVVDLSVRGCRIESSTHALAGTVLELRIYVSDHEAPLGIDQAIVRWTRGKFFGVEFVSLQPEEWVRLQQAVKRLEQRTSAGSINPADNNGSAVGGQ, from the coding sequence ATGAATGACGCCAGAGCAGTCCCCCGCTTTCCCGTTCAATTCAGAAGCTCGTTTACCTCGACCAATGTCACGGGAGGAGAAGGCAGCGTGGTCGATTTGTCCGTGCGCGGATGCCGGATCGAGTCTTCCACCCATGCCTTGGCGGGAACGGTGCTGGAACTCCGTATCTACGTCTCCGATCACGAGGCGCCCCTCGGCATCGACCAGGCCATTGTCCGCTGGACCAGGGGAAAGTTCTTCGGCGTCGAGTTTGTTTCCCTCCAACCGGAAGAATGGGTTCGACTCCAACAGGCAGTGAAACGGCTGGAACAGCGGACATCCGCCGGATCGATCAACCCGGCGGATAACAACGGATCAGCAGTCGGAGGGCAGTGA
- the rpmB gene encoding 50S ribosomal protein L28, which translates to MAYRCDVCGKGHRTGNNVSHANNKTRRVFNPNLQRVHAIVNGSRTHLRVCTRCLRSGVVKKAG; encoded by the coding sequence GTGGCCTATCGTTGTGATGTGTGCGGAAAGGGGCATCGGACCGGCAACAATGTCAGCCATGCCAACAATAAGACGAGGCGGGTGTTTAACCCCAATCTGCAGCGCGTTCACGCGATCGTGAATGGATCTCGCACGCACCTCCGTGTCTGTACCCGTTGTTTGCGATCCGGCGTCGTGAAGAAAGCCGGGTGA